DNA sequence from the Bremerella cremea genome:
CTTGGGAAGCAGCGTCGACAACGCGGCCGGACCTCCTGTTGATACGCCAATTCCTACTACGGTAACTTGCGATGCGTCGAAAGGTTTCTGGCCAATCGGAGGGACAAATGCCTCCTCGGGCTCGTCGATACTCTCTTGATTTCGCTTGGCTGCGGCGGCCAAGCGTTCTTGCAAGACACGTACCTTGGGCAGCAGATCGCTCCGAAGTTGTTGACAGCTTTCCTCGATGTTGGCCTGACTGCTTGGCTTTAACACAAAGTCAAAGGCGCCCAATCGCAAAGCCTGAGTCGTACACAATGCCCCCTGATCGGTCATGCCACTGAGCATGATTACTTCTGGCCGCTGTGGCTTTTTGTGCAGTTCACGGAGAACTTCGATTCCATTCAGAACCGGCATCTCGACATCAAGCGTTATCAGATCTGGGCGATAGTGTTCGATCTTGTCGAGCGCAGACTTACCGTCCGCTGCCACGGCAATCACTTCAATTCCGGGGCAAGTAGCAAGCGCATCGCGAACTACTTTACGAAAAAGGGTCGAATCGTCCACAATTAATACACGCATGACTTCGCTTTCCTTCCTTGTCGCTCGTCTGAAACGTTTCGACTTAAGCGACCCTTCCTTCTATCCATTCCGCTTACCACTGCCAGCGTCAGAATCTCGCCCGAGGCAACTAAAGGGTGCCTCACATTCTCCGCCTTACGGTTCCATCGATGCTTTGATCACTCGCATTGCTTTCTCTAGGCACTAACCGTAAGTTGCTCAACATGGGTTATTTCCTTTTGTCCTGTTTCGAACCGGGACACAATCCGGCGAAGTCCTTCCGACAAGCGAGCAAACTCTTCTCCGGACTGCCGCGAAACCCCAGCGTCTTTGGCCGACTCAATCAAAATACGATCGATCTCGCTAATGTGCTTTGTGATCTCGCTGCTTGCCTCAGCCGATTGATCGATGCCTCGTGCGACCAC
Encoded proteins:
- a CDS encoding protein-glutamate methylesterase/protein-glutamine glutaminase; translation: MRVLIVDDSTLFRKVVRDALATCPGIEVIAVAADGKSALDKIEHYRPDLITLDVEMPVLNGIEVLRELHKKPQRPEVIMLSGMTDQGALCTTQALRLGAFDFVLKPSSQANIEESCQQLRSDLLPKVRVLQERLAAAAKRNQESIDEPEEAFVPPIGQKPFDASQVTVVGIGVSTGGPAALSTLLPKLPSNLAVPLLIVQHMPPMFTKSLATDLNRSSKINVCEAEDRQPIVPGTAYIAPGGKQMKVITEGGAKLIHITDDPPERSCRPSVDYLFRSIAHEYGRQAMAVVMTGMGDDGTLGCRLLKRHGCMVVAQDEKSCVVFGMPRQVIAGGLADKVIPLEQMHEVIQFAGTKGAASCR